GTGGCGCTGGCAAAGCAGACCGGCGCCACGATCCTCTGCAGCGTCGAGCTGGGGATGGAGCTGGTCGCCGAGGGGGCGCCGGAGGGGCAGGTGGTGGCTTTCAATATTGGCGGGTCGCACACGACGCACGGCGTGACGGCAACGCTGGTGCAGGCGTTCCATTCTTCCTCCCTCGCGACGGCCGACGGCCGCCCGCGGGAGATCGGCACCCCGTGTGGTTTCGTGCTCGAGTGTGCCCGCGACCTGGTGATCTACAACACCGGCGACACCGGGGTCTTCGGCGACATGGCGCTGATCGGCGAGATGTACAATCCCGACATCCTGATGCTGCCGATCGGTGACTTCTACACGATGGGGCCGCGGCAGGCGGCCAAGGCGTGCGAACTGGTCCGCCCGAAGTGGATCGTTCCCCAGCACTACGGGACGTTTCCGGGCTTGCCGGGGACGCCCGCCGAGCTCAAGCGGCTGCTCTCCCCCAGCCTCCGGAACCGCCTCCTCACCCCCGCGCCGGGCGAGACGATCCGGTAGCTTACGGGCATGGCTTCCCTCGCCCTGCTCGGTGTGCCCCTCGACCTCGGCGCCTCACGGCGCGGAGTCGAGATGGGCCCCTCCGCCGTCCGCCTCGCCCAGCTTGCCCAGCGCCTCGAACGCCTCGGCCACGACGTCGTCGACACCGGCGACGTCCCGATCCCCACGCGCGAGACGCTCGGCGTGGGGCGCGGCATCGAGTTCCTCCCGACCATCACCGGCATCTGCACCGACATCGCCGCCCGCACCGCGGACATTGTGCGGGGTGGACGCATTCCGCTCGTGCTCGGTGGCGACCACTCGCTCGCGGCCGGATCAATCGCCGGTGTGGCGACCGCGCTCGCCGAACGTGGCGATCGCCTCGGGGTGATCTGGCTCGACGCCCACGCCGACCTCAACACCCCCGAGAGCACGCTCAGCGGCAATGTGCACGGCATGCCGGTGGCGCACCTGCTGGGGCACGGCGACCGGGGGATGGCATCGATTGCGTCGCCGGGCCCGGCGGTGCGT
The DNA window shown above is from Gemmatimonadota bacterium and carries:
- the rocF gene encoding arginase, with the translated sequence MASLALLGVPLDLGASRRGVEMGPSAVRLAQLAQRLERLGHDVVDTGDVPIPTRETLGVGRGIEFLPTITGICTDIAARTADIVRGGRIPLVLGGDHSLAAGSIAGVATALAERGDRLGVIWLDAHADLNTPESTLSGNVHGMPVAHLLGHGDRGMASIASPGPAVRPEHLVIIGARDLDQAERTHAREYGVTIYTMRDIDERGLRTILAEAIAQVSAGTTGLHVSLDLDFVDPRDAPGVGTPVRGGVTYREAHLAMEMLWDSGRVVSLDLVEVNPVLDSYNQTAELAVELMASAFGQRIL
- a CDS encoding metal-dependent hydrolase, with protein sequence MTVPLGVSLTWLGHSAFHLDIWGGPSLLFDPWLSNPRAPANAAELAATAHVICVTHGHADHIGETVALAKQTGATILCSVELGMELVAEGAPEGQVVAFNIGGSHTTHGVTATLVQAFHSSSLATADGRPREIGTPCGFVLECARDLVIYNTGDTGVFGDMALIGEMYNPDILMLPIGDFYTMGPRQAAKACELVRPKWIVPQHYGTFPGLPGTPAELKRLLSPSLRNRLLTPAPGETIR